gacttaattaaatgGATATATTTAGGGTTTGGCGTTAATGGACCCAGAGGAGATAGAAAGGGGGTGGGGGAAAGAAAGAGGAagaaattgcagggacaagagagtgataagacagaaaataaaaacaacagcagaactacatcagcaaatatgatattcagtatacaaatatgataccacAAATTATAAAGAGCaagttaattattttaaattataggaattattttcaacaaaaagTCTTTGTGCATACAgtccaatattttcatggatgctGTGAGATATTGTAAATATTGAACAGCGTGTCTAACTGGAAAAAGGCAAACGTCACACCCTGTgtaaatgaaacaaaaacctattcagaatcaaaaatacttgaataatccccgaggggaaattaagattttcagcacaatcccattcaagagcagacaaacattacagggagacaaagaaggtgagaaacaggtgaaCGCTGGGGAGGAGGCCACTGGAGAGGGGGGTCCAGACTAAggccaaggaagaagaaaaaaaactcataaccatagtacacataagcatgtgtgtaagagggaaacatcaaagaacacaaaggacattaaagacattaaaagagcacagcTGATGcaaccatttctacatacagctccaaagtaaaacaacaaaaaacatatacactgtggtgtatATGCCAAATGtatgttaatgaaaactattcaACAAAACATCATAATTGTCCAACTAATTATAGGTGTAAAAAATAAGTGTGTCAACTTCTGGCCTCAAGTTGAAAGGATCTTCAGTGGCAGTTGGATGACGTAATCAAAGAGCTTTTAGACAGTATATGTATGCAGCTCCCATGGAATGCAAGCGAAGATCACTTGGGACCCAGACAGAGCAGAAGGATCATTTCACCAGCATCACAACTTCTACAATGGATGTTTTATCCGCCATCAGGTAGGCAAAGTTTTATCAATTGTGAAGGGAATAGGCGGTAGgaattggatggatggaacatgacTTTTGTTGACTGAAAACACGCTGCAATAGGAATAGCTTTTTAACATGCAATGTATTATACTAACTTCACCAGATTGATTGATAAAGGGGTACCTCTacactttaaaaatataaaacgttATTAATATCTGTAGAGTTCATAACATTATGCAACATTCTATGATACGACAAAAAACgacgttttatttttgtttgacttGGTGGCGCTATCAACATATCTGACACAAAACAATTGGGCTTAACATTGTTGTTATCGCCAAGTTTGGAAGGTTAAAAAGAGTaaaaatatcttatttttatCCCAATTTGGAAGGCAGGTGTAACAGCTAATATAATATAGTGGCATTGTGCTAGCTAGCAGCAGCTGCTCCAACTCGAGTCTGTTTTAgaactttttttgtcataaagtagCAAGTCTCACAATATTAAGTATCTTGAAAACTAAATGTATCATTCTATACCAGACTAGTAGTAGTAAAAGATGAAAGACATAACCTGTGAGAGTTGGTAAGGAGGGAAGTGAGCTCTGGGCGTCTTGAACATGACAAGGAAATACGCCATCTTGTGGGGCTTTTTGATACTTCGACGCACCAGTTTTTTTTGGGGTACAATTCGTATCAAAAGCCAAAAGTAAAATTGCCGTAAATTACagtatgcaaataaaaataccacATATAATAAACCTAATAACGCAGTTTTACTTTCCAATAAACTAACAACACTGTTCGGGAGAAATGCTGCCTCTGGGAGAACAGCGACCCCACCTGGTTGTAAAGAGACAATGCACAACATTAGCCGCAGTGCAGGAAGGTCAAAATATCTTACATAATGggatttgttttattattgtcaaACAAATACAATCTTTTAATTACTAATATATAACTATTTATACAAATACAATCTTTTAATTACTAATATATAACTATTTGTATCATTATTTACCCAAACCCGATTATTTATGGAAATATCTTGGGAAAACAGAGTCCTGAAGTCATTATGCTGCCCTTCTTATATCCCATGAAAGACCATGTCACCAAGTATCTTCTCATGTTGTTTCCTACAGACATCTGTACAGTCATGATGTTGCTGAGATGCTTGAGCAAATTCTGCCGATGTTGCCATCCTCTTTTTCTGTCGAAGAGGCAAACTTGTACCAAGAGGAGGTAAGTGGTGTGCTCACAACTTATTTTGACTGCTCTCTTCGCTCTCGGTACAGCACAAAAACAACCTTTATTGTCTTTGTGCTTGCAGAAGCTACTTCTGAGGCAGTTTGTGATCATGAAGCAGCTGGGTGAGGTTCCCAGCTATGTTTCCGTGGAGCACATGAAGCAGTGGATCCTGTCTCGTAGGAGCTTCCTGGAAGAGTGAGTACAAGATGGCTGTGGAATAAATCCTGTATAATTTACTCTACAAATTGATAATAAAAAAGTTCATGTTATTTTTACAGGTTCCAGGGATTTGACGTAAAGATGAACCGAAAGATGTTTCGTCTTCTTGAATCGGTAAGTACAGAGTACTTGGATGTAACACGTAAAGATGCTAAGCAGTGATTGGTTGACGTGTACAGGCCTGGATCAGTGCAAGGTTCATCTGTCTAAACAAgatggagaaggaagtctgggagGATATCCAGGAGGAGGTACGGCTTTCACAGCTGCTAGGCAAGAGCGTAAGGAAAAGATCTTctacacttgtgggatgttccagaaACAATTCACTCACTCCTTTGTGTTTTTCTCTCATGAAGGTGACACTGGAAGGTTTCCACATGTTTTTGTTAGTGGTGTGTCCCAAagcggaggaagaagtggagtgGTTCCTCAGGCACCTCTTCAACAGGCTGCAGAGCGCATTAAGAACCTCAACCATCATCAGCATGACCAAGAGATTAATGCTACTTTCCCAGTTCCATCGCTGTACTGACCACCTGGTGAAAGGAGTGGTGGAACGTGTTGTCTGTCTCTTCCTGGATAAGCAAGAGCCTGGTTCAGACGCTGAGATGAGACATGAGGTTGCCAGGATTGAGATAGTCAGTATGCTGGCATATACACTGTCTTGCTGCTCCTGGCTCAGTCCCCACATCGCTGAGGACCATCTCCTCCACCTCTGCACGTTGATGGTCAGGGAAATGATCCAAAGCATGTTAGCAGGCTTTGCGGAGTACTTGGAAAACTTCCTGCTGAACTTTGACGAAAGCTTTTTGGCGCCACGGGACAGCATCAAGAGGGCCATCAATGACCTGGTCTCCATCGCCACCTCTGAATGCGGTTCTGCATTTGTTTCTGAGAAAGGTCATAAGTTCTTTTAAAATTGACTGTAAACATGATCTCAGTTCGGTGTTGtaacaaaatacatgtttttacaaATTTACCTCCTTTGCTGCacttttaatagaaaaaaaaggtGCTCAGTACAATGAAAGAAGTGTGTTGTTAGGCCTCTTTTGTCTTATAATTTATTGCTAATTTCCTTGTCTTGTTCaatgtatatatgtttaaatgGGCTAACCACCAAGTTGTATTCTTTTAATAGTATGTATATTTTTAGGtgtttttttacaatgtatattTTTCCTAGATTTAGATATGCTAAATAAAATTAATTGATATCTGTCAATGGTATTTGTTTTGATGTTCTTGAGCCAAAACTGGGCTTTTTATGGC
This is a stretch of genomic DNA from Nerophis lumbriciformis linkage group LG14, RoL_Nlum_v2.1, whole genome shotgun sequence. It encodes these proteins:
- the LOC133616513 gene encoding uncharacterized protein isoform X1 — encoded protein: MYAAPMECKRRSLGTQTEQKDHFTSITTSTMDVLSAIRHLYSHDVAEMLEQILPMLPSSFSVEEANLYQEEKLLLRQFVIMKQLGEVPSYVSVEHMKQWILSRRSFLEEFQGFDVKMNRKMFRLLESAWISARFICLNKMEKEVWEDIQEEVRLSQLLGKSVTLEGFHMFLLVVCPKAEEEVEWFLRHLFNRLQSALRTSTIISMTKRLMLLSQFHRCTDHLVKGVVERVVCLFLDKQEPGSDAEMRHEVARIEIVSMLAYTLSCCSWLSPHIAEDHLLHLCTLMVREMIQSMLAGFAEYLENFLLNFDESFLAPRDSIKRAINDLVSIATSECGSAFVSEKGHKFF
- the LOC133616513 gene encoding uncharacterized protein isoform X2, whose amino-acid sequence is MYAAPMECKRRSLGTQTEQKDHFTSITTSTMDVLSAIRHLYSHDVAEMLEQILPMLPSSFSVEEANLYQEEKLLLRQFVIMKQLGEVPSYVSVEHMKQWILSRRSFLEEFQGFDVKMNRKMFRLLESAWISARFICLNKMEKEVWEDIQEEVTLEGFHMFLLVVCPKAEEEVEWFLRHLFNRLQSALRTSTIISMTKRLMLLSQFHRCTDHLVKGVVERVVCLFLDKQEPGSDAEMRHEVARIEIVSMLAYTLSCCSWLSPHIAEDHLLHLCTLMVREMIQSMLAGFAEYLENFLLNFDESFLAPRDSIKRAINDLVSIATSECGSAFVSEKGHKFF